CACGAGCGGCCAGCCCTGGTTGACGAACGTGACGCCGATGACCGCGGCCGCCACGCCGCTGACCGAACCGACCGACAGGTCGATCTCGCCGAGCAGCAGGACCAGAACGATGCCGAGGGCAATCACCCCGACGGACGTGGTCTGCAGCGTGAGGTTCACCAGGTTGCGGCTGGACAGGAACGAGCTGTTCGCGACCTGGAACACCGCCCAGATGATGACCAGGCCGACGACCACCGGGACCGAACCCAGGTCACCGGACCGGAGCCGGGCGGTGAAGGCGCCGACCGCGCCGCTGATCCCGTCCCGGGCGATCAGCCGCTCGTCCTGGAGATCGGCCGGCAGCTGGGCCGCGCCGTTGTCCTCGGGCGTCGCCGCCGGATCGCTGATGTCCTGGGGGCGGGTCCCCGATCCTTGGAGACTCATGAGGCCGGTCCCTCTTCCCGGCTCCGGCGCGCGGCGCGCTCGGAGACCGCGTTGTCGGTGGCGCCGGTGATGGCGGCGATGATGTCCTGCGTCCGGGTCTCGCTGACCACGAAGACGCCGTTGTTGCGGCCGAGACGCAGGACGGCGACCCGGTCCGCGACCGCCATCACGTCGGCCATGTTGTGACTGATCAGGATCACGGCCAGGCCGCGTTCGCGGAGCCGCTCGACCAGGTTGAGGACCTCGGCGGTCTGAGCTACGCCGAGAGCCGCGGTCGGTTCGTCCAGCATCACGACCTTGGGCCGGCCGAGCAGGCTGCGCGCGATCGCGACGGTCTGCCGCTGGCCGCCGGACAGGCTGGCGACCGGGATCCGGACCGACGGGATCTTCGCGGACAGCTGCCGGAGCAACTCCCAGGAAGAGCGTTCCATCTCGACCTCGTCGAGCGCGCCGTTCTTGCGCAGTTCGCGGCCCAGGTACAGGTTCGCGACCACGTCCAGGTTGTCGCAGAGCGCCAGGTCCTGGAACACGGTGGCGATGCCGAGCTGCTGTGCCTCGGCCGGGCTGCCGACGCGGACCGGCCTGCCGTCGAACACCATGGATCCGTCGTCGGCGGTGTAGACGCCGGCGATCGTCTTGACCAGCGTGGACTTGCCGGCCCCGTTGTCGCCGACCAGGGCCAGCACCTCACCGGCGCGGACGTCCAGCTCGATGTTCTTCAGAGCCTGCACGGCACCGAAACGCTTGGAAATCCCCTGCAACGCCAGCACCGTACCGGCGCCGACATCGAGGGGAGTCGGGGTAACAGTCACGTGTTGAGCCTCCTGGACTTATTTCACGCCATGATCCTCGCCGGGGGCGCGGTTGGGGAGAGGTCGGCGTAGCCCCCCGCACCTCACTGCGGGGGGCTACGCCCAGGGGCGGGTCAGTTGGCGGACAGACCTGCGGCGGTGCAGGCGGCGGCGAAGGCCGCGGTGCAGATGTCCTCGACCTTGTAGATGTTGTCCTTGACCACGGTGTCCTTGATGTTGTCCTTGGTCACCGCGACCGGGTCGAGAATCGTTGAGGGCACGCCGCTCTTGTCGGTGGTGGACTCGGGCTTGGCGCCGTTCGCCAGCGCCACCGCACCCTTGGCGGCGGCCTCGGCCTGCGGCTTGACCGCCTTGTAGATGGTCATCGTCTGGTCGCCGGCGACGATCCGCTGGATCGCGGCCAGTTCCGAGTCCTGCCCGGTGACCGGCGGCAGCGGCGTCACGCCACCGCCCTTCAGCGCGGCGATCGCGCCGCCGGCGGTGCCGTCGTTGGCGGCGTACACGCCGACCAGGCCGTTCTTGATCGCGCTCAGCTGGCCTTCCATCCAGGCCTGCGCCTTGTCCGGGCTCCAGTCCGGGGTGTCGAACTCGGCGGCGACCTTGAAGCCGCTGGAGTCGAGCACGCTGTGTGCGCCCTTCTTGAAGTCGGCGGCGTTCGGGTCGGTCGGCGATCCGTTGATCATCGCGATGTTGCCGGAGGTCTTGCCGGCCGCCTTGAGCGCATCCACCAGAGTCTGCGCCTGCAGCTTGCCGACCGCCTCGTTCTCGAACGACACGTAGTAGTTGGCGTTCTCGATGAACCGGTCGTACGCGACCACCGGGACGCTCTGGGCCTTCGCTGAGGCGGCGACCGCGGCGGCGGCCTTGCCGTCGACCGGGTCCAGGACCAGCACGTTCGCGCCCTGGGTGAGGGCGGCCTCGGCCTGCTGCTGTTGCTTCGCGGCGTCCTGGTCGGCGTTGCTGTAGATCAGCTGGCAGTCGCCGCAGGCCGCCTTCAGCGCCTCGGTGAACAGCGGGCGGTCGAGCGCCTCGTACCGGGTGGTCTTCGACTCGGGCAGCAACAGCGCGATCTTTTTCGCGCCGCCTGAGCCGCTGCCCGAGCCGGAGTCGTCGGAGCCGCAGGCCACCAAGGAGGCGGCGAGGGCCGAGACGGCCACGCCGAGGCCGACGAGACGAAGTACTGAGACGGACATATGGCGGCTCCTTGACGAGACGGCCCCGATTGGCCTGCCCGCAGTCAAGCTCCCTAGCGTCTTGGCGTCAAGACTTGAATTCAAGAAATGGAGATATTGGTGTGACTCAGCATCGATGCGCGGTGGATCGCGCCGACGATGTCGGCCTCGTCGCCGAGCTCGGCGGGGCGCAGTTCGACGGTCGCCGCGGCGCTCGGGATCGCGCACCGGTCGAGGGCCTCGCGGAGCGGGGCGTTGATCAGCTCACCGGCCTCGGCCATCAGACCGCCGACAACGATCGCCTCCGGGTTCAGCAGGTTCACGACCCCGGCCACGGCGACGCCGACGCGCCGACCGGCGTCCTCGATCACCCGGCGGCAGCCGAGATCGCCGCCGAGCGCGCGGGTCACGATGTCCTTCAGCCGCAGCGGTCCGTGGGACGCGGCCAGGCTGCTGATCAGTGCCCGCGAGCCGACGAACGTGTCCAGGCAGCCGCGGTTTCCGCAGCGGCAGATCGGTCCGTTCTCGTCGATCGTGACGTGCCCGATCTCGCCCGCCGTACCGGTCGAGCCGCGGAACACGTCGCCGTTGATCACGATGCCCGCGCCGACGCCGTACGAGAACTTCAGGTAGCAGCCGTTCCGGACTCCGCGGAGCGCGCCGGCCCGCAGTTCGCCCAGCGCGGCAAGGTTTGCGGTGTTGTCGAGCGCGACCGGGGCGCGCAGGTACCCGGACATCGCCTCGGTCACGTTGACGCCGCGCCAGCCAGGCAGCACCGCGTCGGACCCCGCCTCGCCGCTGACGGAGTCGACCGGCATCGGCAGCCCGAATCCGACCGCGGAGATGTCCTCGACTCCGGAGCTGACCGTCTCGGCCAGGTCGGCGAGCAGCCGGGCGGCGCGTTCCATGCCCTCGTCGGCGACGTGGTCGGCCTGCAGCGGCATCAGCTGCTGGGCGAGGATCTCGCGGGAACCGTTCGCGACCGCGACCCGGACGTCGCGCTCGCCGAAGGCGACGCCGGCCAGTAGCCCGCCGCCGGAGGCGAGGGAGACCAGTACGGCGCGGCGGCCGTTGCGGATGCTCCGGGACAGGCCGACCATCCCGGCCTGGTCGAGCTCCTTGACCATGTTCGAGACGGTGGCCGCGGAGAGTCCGGAGGCGGCGGCGATCTCGACCTGGGTGAGCGGGCCGTGCTGCCGGACGACGCCGAGAACGCGCGCACGGTTGGCTTCGCGCAGCGAAGCCTGCGAGCCCGGGGCCGGGCGGGTTGCGTTCATTACATAAAGATAACGGATCGCGGGGCGTGCCCGGCCGCCCACCGGTCGTGAACCACGAACATCTTCCGCAACCTCGCCGTCACTACCCCACTTGAACGTCTCGTCGGCGACAGTAGACCACCCCGGCCACGAGGTGGTGGAGGTGAGCGCTCACACGACTCTCGTGGTGGATCGGTCTGCTCCGGCACCGCCCCGACCGACGTACAGCAGCCACCTCCGGTTCCTCGAGTCGTGGATCTCGGCGGCCGAATGCAACCTCGATCCACGAATCGACGCTCCGGGGGCCAACCAAACGCCACGACTCGAAGCGATTGCCGCCACGGCAGGCGTTCTGCACACCGGAGTCCCGGACCGCCGGATCGCCGGCTCGACCGCTCGGTGGAGAGTTTCCCGCACGTCCGTGGAGGATTTCTGGCGCCATCCCAGGAAAACCCTCCTACCAACCACCAACCCCTCACAGCCACGGGCATCACCGGCATCACCGGCACGTCCGCTGACCACGCGCCCCTCGGAGCAGGATCTGGGGAGGATATCTTCCCCACTCGGCATCCTCCCCACGCCACAGCCGCCCGGTCTCCCGCTTTCCGGAACATTTTCGTCACGGGCTGGCAATTATGTTCCGCAAAGCCGCCCACGAATCGTCACCAGCACCGGATCACCGGTCGTCTGCTCGCCACGAGGGCGGCCGGGGATGCTGGCGGGGACTGGGGAGTGCTGGCGGGGAACGGGAGTCACCACCCACACATGTGACAAGAGAGCCGGGTATCCCGTCAGGTGGTGAGGGCGAGAGCTACAAGGGCCACCGGTAAGGCGAGTTCGACGGTTGCGCCGAGGACGTCGCCGGTGGTGCCGCCGAGGGCTCGGACGGCTCGGCGGCTGGTGAGGAGGCTGGTCAGCACCGCTAGTAGTACGGCGGTTGCGGTGCCGATCGCGCTTGATGGTGTGCTCGTGAGCCAGGTGAGGGTGAGGGTCGCGGCGAGTACTGCGGCTGTGGTGAGGGTGGCCGTTGGTGGGTGGACCGTGGCGGCGACGAACGAGCCCAGGCCGTCGGGGCGGGCCGCGGGGATCGACGTACGGCAGGACCAGGGGAGGGTGAGGCGGCTCGCGGTGGTGGCGATCAGGAGCGCCTGCCAGCCGAAGTCCGCTTGCAGGCAGGCGGTGAGGGCGGCGACGTCGAGGAGCAGTACGCCGACGATCGCGACGACACCGAACGGGCCGATGTCGCTCTGCTTCATGATCCGCAGCATCGTCTCGCGATCCCGCCGGCTGCCCAACGCGTCGGCGAAGTCGGCGAGCCCGTCGAGATGCAGCCCACCCGACAGCCCAGCTACAACCAGCACACCGAGCACGGCCGCCAGCAGGTCCGCGTCCGGCTTCACCAGTTGAGCAAGCACGACAATCGCAGCCGCGATCCCGCCCACCAGCAGTCCGACGACCGGCGCCAGCACCATCGCCCGCCCGCCGACCTCCCGATCAACCCGGGACGGCACGCCCGCGGGCAACACCGTCAACGTGCCCAGCGAGAGCCGGGTCGCAGAACCCCAACTCATGTGAGGGGGAGGGTTCGGCCGGCTACGGTCCAGAGGACCTGGTCGGAGGACAGGGAGATGGTGGTGTTGAGGCGGCCCATGAGGTCGCGGAACAGGCGGGTGCCGGGGTCGGCCGGGACGATGCCGGAGCCGACGTCGTTGCTGACGGCAACCACGCGGCGGGCGGTCGCTGACCAGGCGTCTGCCAGCTCGGCGATCTGCTGCTCGACGAGCTCGGCGCGGCCGAGGTCCGACCAGACGTTGGTGGTGTCCATGGTGCGGGACAGCCACAGGGTGAGGCAGTCGATCAGGAGCGGGGGACCGGGGGACTCGAGCAGCGGTACCAGGTCGATCGTTTCCGCAAGGCCCCAGGAGGCCGGCCTGCGGGCCTGGTGCTTCGCGACCCGGGCCGCCCACTCGGCGTCACCGGAGTCGTGTCCGCCGGTTGCGACGTACAGGACGTCGGGCACCGCGGACAGCAGGCGTTCGGCGGCGACGGACTTGCCGGAGCGGGCTCCGCCGAGGATGAGGGTTCGGTCAGGCATTCGTTCTCCCGGTTTCGAAGACGACCGGCGCGTCGAAGGCAGCCTTGCGCGCAGTACGCCGGAACGCGTTCAGGATCGGCCGTCCGAGCACCAGCACCAGCACCGCGGACAGGATCCCGCGCGGAATGTCCCACCCCAGCGAGGTCGCCACCACGAACAGGAAGTACCGGTGCAGGTTGGCTGCCAGTGAGTCGCCCGGGATGAACGAGAAGTCGCTGCCGAACGTCGCGTACGGCCAGAACCAGAGGTTCATGATCACGCCGTACAGCACCCCTGAGACCAGCGAGTACGCCGCCAGCAGCAGCAACTCCAACCGCCCGCCGACGCGTGGCAGCAGCCCGGCCAGGCACCCGACCCACGCGCACGCGAACATCTGGAACGGCATCCACGGCCCGACCCCGCCGCTGATCAGCGCCCCGCCCAGCAACGACACCGCCCCGAGCACGAACCCGAACCCGGCCCCGAACGCCCGTCCTGCCAGCACCAGCAGGAAGAACCCCGGCTCGAGTCCCGCCGTACCCGGACCCAACGCCCGCAGCGCAGCGCCGACCGCGGCGAGCATGCCGACGAGAGAGATCACCTTCGCGTCGATGCCGGCCTCGGACAGCTCCGCGAGTACGACGGCCACGAGCAACGGCAGCAGCAACACGAACAACCAGGGCGCATCCGTCGTGTGACCGATCGCGGACTCGCCTACCTGCGAGGTCTGGAAGAACAGCGGCCACGCGAACGCGAGCACGCCGACCAGTGAGGCGACGAGCAACGCCAGCGTGCTGCGGGGCTTCAGCCGGATCAGGTTCACGACGCCCGGTCCAACGCCTCGGCGACCTCGCCGACGGTCAGGAACGGGAGCGGGGCCAGGATCTTCGCCACCTGCGGCGCGAACGCCGGCGACCCGGCAATCACGTCGGCCGTCTCGCCGTCACTCACCAGCTCGCCGTCAGCGAGCACCATCACCCGCGTAGCGACCTCGGCGACCATCTCGACGTCATGTGTCGACAGCACCACGGCGTGCCCGGCAGCGGCCAGCTCGCGCAGGATCGCAACCAGCCGCCGCTTGGCGCCGTAGTCGAGTCCCCGCGTCGGCTCGTCCAGCAACAGCAATGGCGGCGCACCGCACAGTACGACGGCCAACGCCAGACAGAGCCGCTGTCCCTCGGACAGGTCGCGGGGGTGCATGTCCAGAGCCACATCGGGTGCCAGCCGCTCCAGCAGCGCTCGGCAGCTACCTGCGGGCACCTTGAAGTCGGAGTCCGCGCTGGCGCACTCGTCCGCGACGGTAGCGGCGTACAGGAGGTCTGCGGGCTCCTGCGGGACCAGCCCGACTGCTTTGACCAGTCGCTTCGGCTTGGTACGGCGTGGGTCGACCCCTGCGGCGACCGCAGTGCCGGAACGAGGAGAGAGGATGCCGACGAGAGAGTTCAGCAAGGTCGACTTGCCCGCGCCGTTGCGACCCATCAGCGCGGCGATCTCACCGGCCTTGATACTCAGCGACACGCCACGGAGTGCGGTGACGCTGCCGTAGGTCACCACCAGGTCCTTGCAGTGGGCAAGCTCCGCGCCGAGCGGTCGTCCGATGCGTGCAGGCTGTGGAGAGTCGAGCTGGGACCGGAGACTTGCAGCGGCGCGTCGGGCGTCCCGGACTGACAGGGGGAGCGGCGACCAGCCCGCCAGGCGTCCCAGCTCCACCACAGGCGGTGCGACCGGTGCGGTCACCATGCGTTCGGCAGGTAGTCCCGTGGACACAGCGGCCGCGCCACCGGGTACTTCGATCACGCGGTCGGCGTACTGGATCACCCGCTCCAACCGGTGCTCAGCCATCACCACAGTGACGCCCAGGTCGTGCACGAGCCGCTGGAGCGCAGCCAGCACCTCCTCGGCAGCCTGCGGGTCCAGCGCCGACGTGGGCTCGTCCAGCACCAGTACGGCGGGATGCGACGTCAGAGCTGCACCGATGGCGGTCCGCTGCCGTTGACCGCCCGACAGCGACGTCAAAGCACGATCCCGTACGTCGGCCAACCCGAGCAGGTCCAGTGTCTCCTCGACGCGCCGCCGCATCACGTCCGGCGCCACCCCGAGTGACTCCATGCTGTACGCCAGTTCGTCCTCGACCGTGTCGGTGACGAACCCAGCCATCGGGTCCTGCCCGACCATCCCGACCACGTCGGCGAGATCGCGCGGCCGGTACTCGCGCGTGTCCCGCCCAGCGACCAGCACGCGCCCAGCGAGCGTGCCGCCGGTGAAGTGCGGCACCAGGCCGTTGATTGCCCGAAGCAACGTCGACTTGCCGGACCCGGTCCGCCCGATCACCAGTGCGAGCTCGCCCTCCGGCACCGTGAAGCTCACGTCCCGCAGGGCCGGTTCACGCGCCCCGTCGTACGTCACCGTCACCTGGTCGAACTCGATCATGTGACCGCCTTCTTGAGAGGTGGTGCGGCCAGTGCGGGCGCCAGTCCGATCAGTACGCCGACGACCGGCAGCACTGGTACTGGTGGGACGACCAACGGGCCGGCCAGCACCAGACCGTTCACGCCACGGACCGCTGCGGCCACCATGGCACCTGCGGCCACGGCACCGGCCGCTATGACGAGCCACTCGGGCAGCGCCCACGGATCGGGTCGGTAGCGCGTCCTGCTGACCCGCTGCCGCCCGACGGCCATTGCTGCGACCGCCAGGAGGACACCGGCCGCTAGTGCGCCGGCGGCGAACGGGAACGCCATTGCGTCGGTCAGCAACGCGTAGACACCGAGCAGGATCCCGAGTAGTCCCAGCAGCACGCACAGCGCCGTGAGCCGACGCTGCGCACGAGGAGCCTGAGCAGTACGGCCGTAGCCACGTGAGTCCATCGCAGCCGCTAGCTCGACCGACCGGTCCAAGGCACCTTCCAGAACCGGCATGGCCGTCGTACGGAAGGAGGCGCGCGTACGGCCGCGCAGCCGTCGTGCTGCGCGCACGCGGCGGCCGTCCGTCACCAGTTGCGGTGCGAAGGTCAGTGCGACCACACAGGCCACACCCATCTCGTAGAGCGCCCCTGGCAACGACTTCAGCAACCGCCGCGGACTGGCCAGTGCGTTGGCCGCACCCACGCAGCAGAGCATGACGGCCAGCTGACCGCCGTCGTACAGAGCCGTCACCAGAGCTTCCGCCGTGACGTCGCCGCCGAGCTTGACGCCCGCAGCCCAGTCAGGCAACGGGATCTGCGGCAGCGTGAACAGCAGCGTGTTCCCCTGCGAGCGAGTGGACAGCAGCGCCTGCAGGACCACGCGGACGGCGATGACCAGCAGGCCGAGCTTGAGGAACGCAGCGAAGCTGTGTGCCCACGGCGCGTCGCTCCGGCGGGCGGAAACGACGAATCCGGTGACGGCGAGGATCAGGACCAGCAGGACCGGGTTGCGTGTCCTGCTGGCCGCGACAGCCATACAGAGCGCCCACAACCACCAGGCCCCCGGGTGGAGTGCCCGGGGGAGTGTCAGGTGGTGTACGGCGCGCACTTAGCTCGCCGCAGTACGCCGACGGTTGAGGAAGAACCCGCCGCCCGCCAGCAGGACGACCACGACGACGGCGATGATGATGCCGGTCCACGGCGTACCACTGCTGTCTGAAGCGGGTGTGGAAGCAGCAGGTGTCGCCGTCGAGCCCACCGCCGCGCCGATCTGCAGTGTGACCGGGGTGTCGGTGGCCGGGACCTTGATGTTCTTCACCTGGTCGCCGCAGCTCTTGGACGGGTAGTCCGCGACCCCGCAGGTCAGGCCCTTCTCGATCCGGACCGGTCCGGCCGCGGCGAGGATCTGCGCGCCGTTCGACTTCGGGGCCGTCACCACGCAGGTGCCCTTGGCCTCGCCCGGCGTATCACCGGCGACCGCGTCCTCCGGCGTACCCGGGTCGACGATCAGCGCGACCCGCTTCTTGCCGGTCTCCGCCGGGGTCTTGCCGCAGATCGCTTCGAAGTCGCCCGCGGCCCGCGGTACCCGGGGCTTGGCGCCGCCGACGGCGAACCGCCAGCCCTCCACGCCGCCGTCGGCCGGGACGAAGGCGTCGGCGCCCTTCTGGGAGAAGGCCCACTGGCCGTTGCTCCACTGGTAGTAGCCCCAGAAGCGGTAGCCGTCCTCGGTCGGGGCGGCGGTCGCTGAGACGGTGGCAACGGTCCCAGCCAGCAGGAGACCCGCCAGCAGGCTGAGGACCAGTCGTACGGTCCGGTGTGCAGTCATGGTGGTTCCTCGGTCGGGCCGCAGCCCGGTGGAGGAGGTCCCGCCTGCACCGGCAGGGTAGGGGCTCCACCCGCGGACCACGGCGGGTAGTTGAGCCTGACTGCCTGCGTCATAGTGTTCCGGCTTGCCACCCTGTTCCAGCTGATGGGGTGGCCTACGGTTGCGGGTCAGCGCCGGACTCGGACCGGCTTCCCTATGACGCAGGCGTGTGGTTCGACCGAAGCTTACTCTGCGGAGGACAGGCCCATGGGCCCGTAGACCTCGCGGCCGTCCTCCAGCAGGTACACCTGACCGACGCCGCGGTCGGCCAGGTCCCGCCAGACCTCACCCAGCCAGCTCTCCGCGTCGCCCTGCGCCGAGAAGTCCGCCCCGCCGACCTCACCGGGGTCCACCAGGGCACCGGAAGCGGTCTCGAACCGCCAGCTCCAGCTCACGAGTTCGGCCGCTTCTGCGGGGCGTTCTGCGCGGTCTTGGCCGGGTCGTTCTCGACGATGTGGCCGAGCACCTCGTCGATCCGCTTCAGCAGACCCTCGTCCAGCGTCACACCGGCCGCCTTCACGTTCTCGGTGACCTGCTCGGGCCGGGAGGCGCCGATGATGGCCGACGAGACGTTGCTGTTCTGCAGCACCCACGCGATCGCGAGCTGGGACAGCGACAGATCGGCCTCGTCGGCGAGCGGCTTCAGCTCCTGGACCCGGGTGAGGACGTCGTCGGTGAGGAACCGCTTGATGAAGTTCGACCCGTTGGCGTCGGTCGCCCGGGACCCCTCCGGCGGCTGCTGACCGGGCAGGTACTTGCCCGTGAGCACGCCCTGCGCGATCGGCGAGAACACCACCTGGCCGATACCGAGCTCCTCGGAGGCCGGCACCACCTCGGCCTCGATCACCCGCCACAGCATGCTGTACTGCGGCTGGTTCGAGACGAACGGGATCCGCAGCTCACGGGCCAGCCGGTGGCCCTCCTGCAGCTGCTCCGCGGTCCACTCCGACACGCCGATGTACAGCGCCTTGCCCTGCCGGACGACGTCGGCGAAGGCCTCCATCGTCTCCTCGAGCGGCGTCTCGGTGTCGTACCGGTGCGCCTGGTACAGGTCGACGTAGTCGGTGCCGAGGCGCTTGAGCGAGCCGTTGATCGACTCGTGGATGTGCTTGCGGGACAGGCCGGTGTCGTTCGGCCCGCCGGGACCTGTCGGCCAGTACACCTTGGTGAAGATCTCCACCGACTCGCGGCGCTCCCCGGCCAGCGCCTCGCCGAGCACCGACTCGGCCTTGGTGTTGGCGTAGGTGTCGGCGGTGTCGAACGTCGTGATGCCGGCCTCCAGGGCCGCCCGCACGCAGGCCTTGGCCTGCTCGTTCTCCACCTGGGAGCCGTGCGTCAGCCAGTTGCCGTACGAGATCTCGCTGACCTTGAGACCACTGTTGCCCAGATAGCGGAAGTCCATGCCCCGACCCTACTTGTTCAGGACGGCTTCTCGCCGCGCTTGACCATCGGCTTGGGCAGCCGCCAGCGGCGCATCTGCATGGTCCGCCGGACCGCGTAGAACCCGATCCCCTTGGTGGACTCCTTCGGGAACTTGATCCCCACCTGCTTCTTCAGCCCGGAGGTGAGCAGGAACCAGTCCGCCGCGATCAGCAGGATCATGAACAGGAACAGCAGGTTCACCATCCCGGCCAGCCACGGGAACTGCGGCGAGAACACCACGCCGACCAGCGAGACGACCAGGAGCACCGGGAGCGCGAACTCCATCACCGAGTAGCGCGCGTCGACGTAGTCCCGGGCGAACCGCCGTACCGGGCCCTTGTCGGCGGCCGGCAGGTACCGGTCGTCGCCGGTCTGCATCGCCGACTGCATCTTGGCGCGCTCGGTCCGGACCTTGTCCCGCCGGATCGCCGAGGCCTCCTTGCGGTTGCGCGGCTTCTTGAACGCGGCCTTGCGGGCGGCCTCCGCGTCCTTGCGGCTCGGCGTCGGCCGGCCCTTACCGCCCGGCTTGCCCTGGGGGTCGGCGGGTACGGTGGTATCTGTCTCAGACTTGGTACGACGGAACACGGGGTCAGAACCTCATTCGCAGGGCAGGTCGCGACTCGGGGTGGTCCCCGGACCTTCTCCTACTTTATCGGGGCCAGTCCTGATGGTCTGATGACCCATAGGCACATAGGGTGGAACGCACGCACGCCGGGTCGTCACTCCGGCACAGAAGGGGTACGGATATCGATGAGCATCTTCAGGCGGATGTCGACGATCTTCAAGGCCAAGGCGAACTCCGCCCTGGACAAGGCCGAGGATCCTCGCGAAACCCTTGACTACTCGTATCAGAAGCAGCTCGAGCTGCTGCAGAAAGTACGGCGGGGCGTGGCCGACGTGGCCACCAGCCGGAAGCGGGTGGAACTGCAGGCGTCACAGCTGCAGTCCCAGTCGGCCAAGCTCCAGGAGCAGGCGCAGAAGGCGCTCTCGATGGGCCGCGAGGACCTGGCCCGCGAGGCCCTGACCCGCAAGTCGGGTCTGCAGGGCCAGATCGACGACCTGACCACCCAGCACGCCCAGCTGCAGGGTGAGGAGGAGAAGCTGACGCTCGCCTCCCAGCGGCTGCAGGCCAAGGTCGAGTCGTTCCGGACCCGCAAGGAGACCATCAAGGCCACGTACACCGCGGCCGAGGCGCAGACCCGGATCAACGAGGCCTTCTCCGGCATTTCCGAGGAGATGAGCGACGTCGGTCTCGCGGTCCAGCGGGCCGAGGACAAGACCCAGCAGATGCAGGCCCGGGCCGGCGCGATCGACGAGCTGCTCGCCTCCGGCGCGCTCGACGACGCGAGCGGCACGGTCAAGGACAACATCACCCTGGAGCTGGACCGGATGTCGTCCGGCTCCGACGTGGAGAACGAGCTGGCCGCCATGAAGGCCCAGCTGTCCGGCGGCGGTGCGCCGAAGGAGCTCTCCGGTGAGGGGGCCGCTCAGGCCCAGCCGCAGGCCGCCCAGCCAGTGCAGCAGCCGGCAGCCGAGCCGGCGCGACCTCAGGACGGAGATGTTCGGTGATCGTTCGCATCATGGGTGAAGGCCAGTGGCGACTGGCCGACGACAAGCTGGACGCGCTCAACGCGGTGGACGGCGACCTGGAGAAGGCGGTGTCGTCCGGCGACGAGACGGCGTACCAGACCGCGTTCGCCGCGCTGCTGGAGTTCGTCCGCTCCGGCGAGCAGGTGCCGGACACCGAGCTGCACGACTCCGACGCCATCCTGCCCCCGTCGGACAGCTCGCTCGCCGAGATGCGGGAGCTGATCAGCGGCGACGGCCTGATCGCCGGCTGACGTACCACCCGATCAGTGCCCCGACCCGGCGACTGGTCACTTGAAGTAATCATTTGAGACCCCTGGGATCCCGTCGGACGGGTTCCCGGGGGTCTTTGATTTACGGAACCGGACATTCAGGTTTACGCAGGGGTAAACACTCTCGTCCGGTGCTGTCGCCCGCTGCGTCGACGTAGTACTCTCTGGTTCACGCCGTTGTGGGGGCGGCGTTTGGACGAGGTCCGTGACGGGGTGTGGGTTGGTCACGGGTTTCGGTTTTCACCTGTGGGGGGTGACTGTGCGTGACTGATCTTGTCATGTCCGAGGGGTTGGCCGATTCGGCTGATCTACGGCCGGCGCCATCGGGGGAGCGACGTCGGCCGGTCTGGGTGGTACCGGACGAAGTACCTGCGATCGTGCCGCGTGCGGCACGGTTCACCGAGGCGCGCTGGGTTGCGAAGTACCGGT
This Kribbella sp. NBC_00482 DNA region includes the following protein-coding sequences:
- a CDS encoding DUF3043 domain-containing protein, producing MFRRTKSETDTTVPADPQGKPGGKGRPTPSRKDAEAARKAAFKKPRNRKEASAIRRDKVRTERAKMQSAMQTGDDRYLPAADKGPVRRFARDYVDARYSVMEFALPVLLVVSLVGVVFSPQFPWLAGMVNLLFLFMILLIAADWFLLTSGLKKQVGIKFPKESTKGIGFYAVRRTMQMRRWRLPKPMVKRGEKPS
- a CDS encoding aldo/keto reductase family protein; this translates as MDFRYLGNSGLKVSEISYGNWLTHGSQVENEQAKACVRAALEAGITTFDTADTYANTKAESVLGEALAGERRESVEIFTKVYWPTGPGGPNDTGLSRKHIHESINGSLKRLGTDYVDLYQAHRYDTETPLEETMEAFADVVRQGKALYIGVSEWTAEQLQEGHRLARELRIPFVSNQPQYSMLWRVIEAEVVPASEELGIGQVVFSPIAQGVLTGKYLPGQQPPEGSRATDANGSNFIKRFLTDDVLTRVQELKPLADEADLSLSQLAIAWVLQNSNVSSAIIGASRPEQVTENVKAAGVTLDEGLLKRIDEVLGHIVENDPAKTAQNAPQKRPNS
- a CDS encoding SCO2322 family protein → MTAHRTVRLVLSLLAGLLLAGTVATVSATAAPTEDGYRFWGYYQWSNGQWAFSQKGADAFVPADGGVEGWRFAVGGAKPRVPRAAGDFEAICGKTPAETGKKRVALIVDPGTPEDAVAGDTPGEAKGTCVVTAPKSNGAQILAAAGPVRIEKGLTCGVADYPSKSCGDQVKNIKVPATDTPVTLQIGAAVGSTATPAASTPASDSSGTPWTGIIIAVVVVVLLAGGGFFLNRRRTAAS
- a CDS encoding ABC transporter ATP-binding protein is translated as MIEFDQVTVTYDGAREPALRDVSFTVPEGELALVIGRTGSGKSTLLRAINGLVPHFTGGTLAGRVLVAGRDTREYRPRDLADVVGMVGQDPMAGFVTDTVEDELAYSMESLGVAPDVMRRRVEETLDLLGLADVRDRALTSLSGGQRQRTAIGAALTSHPAVLVLDEPTSALDPQAAEEVLAALQRLVHDLGVTVVMAEHRLERVIQYADRVIEVPGGAAAVSTGLPAERMVTAPVAPPVVELGRLAGWSPLPLSVRDARRAAASLRSQLDSPQPARIGRPLGAELAHCKDLVVTYGSVTALRGVSLSIKAGEIAALMGRNGAGKSTLLNSLVGILSPRSGTAVAAGVDPRRTKPKRLVKAVGLVPQEPADLLYAATVADECASADSDFKVPAGSCRALLERLAPDVALDMHPRDLSEGQRLCLALAVVLCGAPPLLLLDEPTRGLDYGAKRRLVAILRELAAAGHAVVLSTHDVEMVAEVATRVMVLADGELVSDGETADVIAGSPAFAPQVAKILAPLPFLTVGEVAEALDRAS
- a CDS encoding PspA/IM30 family protein; the protein is MSIFRRMSTIFKAKANSALDKAEDPRETLDYSYQKQLELLQKVRRGVADVATSRKRVELQASQLQSQSAKLQEQAQKALSMGREDLAREALTRKSGLQGQIDDLTTQHAQLQGEEEKLTLASQRLQAKVESFRTRKETIKATYTAAEAQTRINEAFSGISEEMSDVGLAVQRAEDKTQQMQARAGAIDELLASGALDDASGTVKDNITLELDRMSSGSDVENELAAMKAQLSGGGAPKELSGEGAAQAQPQAAQPVQQPAAEPARPQDGDVR
- a CDS encoding energy-coupling factor transporter transmembrane component T, whose protein sequence is MRAVHHLTLPRALHPGAWWLWALCMAVAASRTRNPVLLVLILAVTGFVVSARRSDAPWAHSFAAFLKLGLLVIAVRVVLQALLSTRSQGNTLLFTLPQIPLPDWAAGVKLGGDVTAEALVTALYDGGQLAVMLCCVGAANALASPRRLLKSLPGALYEMGVACVVALTFAPQLVTDGRRVRAARRLRGRTRASFRTTAMPVLEGALDRSVELAAAMDSRGYGRTAQAPRAQRRLTALCVLLGLLGILLGVYALLTDAMAFPFAAGALAAGVLLAVAAMAVGRQRVSRTRYRPDPWALPEWLVIAAGAVAAGAMVAAAVRGVNGLVLAGPLVVPPVPVLPVVGVLIGLAPALAAPPLKKAVT
- the pspAA gene encoding PspA-associated protein PspAA yields the protein MIVRIMGEGQWRLADDKLDALNAVDGDLEKAVSSGDETAYQTAFAALLEFVRSGEQVPDTELHDSDAILPPSDSSLAEMRELISGDGLIAG